From the Hymenobacter yonginensis genome, one window contains:
- a CDS encoding TlpA disulfide reductase family protein, which produces MQYFIPLIALASLVAASTEAVAQAPRRPAPNYQVRGQLTNAPAGTRVLLIDDQTGQALPIDSARTDAKGRFQLRGTVASPGVHSLRVDGQRWTTDVALAPGSRLQLRADATQLRRTGDITGTTEATMLARMNQEQFRLMSHIDTLAQRRSTTTDTAALRRIGQEWDATFAAFRAAARRVAGQASYVAPYVAATLLSGTEEPAEVAFLDSATTRYERQWPASPHTQQLLRYQRMRQRTALGQLAPAMQLPTPEGPPLALSSLRGKYVLVDFWASWCSPCRQENPELVRTYQRFKSKGFEIYGVSADSKKDAWLAAIQKDGLPWPQVRDEPSDTSVASTVYNIYKFPSSFLLDPQGRIIAKDLRGEDLTKKLAELLP; this is translated from the coding sequence ATGCAGTATTTTATCCCATTGATAGCGCTGGCCTCCCTGGTGGCAGCGTCTACTGAAGCCGTTGCGCAGGCGCCCCGCCGCCCGGCTCCCAATTATCAGGTGCGTGGCCAGCTCACCAACGCCCCGGCTGGTACGCGGGTGCTTCTCATCGACGACCAAACCGGGCAAGCCTTGCCGATAGACTCGGCCCGAACGGATGCGAAAGGCCGTTTCCAGCTGCGAGGCACGGTGGCGAGTCCGGGAGTACATAGCCTGCGGGTAGACGGCCAGCGCTGGACGACTGACGTGGCGCTGGCGCCCGGCAGCCGCCTGCAGCTGCGCGCCGACGCCACCCAGCTCCGGCGCACCGGCGACATCACGGGCACCACGGAAGCCACCATGCTGGCCCGCATGAATCAGGAGCAGTTCCGGCTGATGTCCCACATCGACACCCTGGCCCAGCGGCGCTCCACCACCACCGACACGGCCGCGCTACGCCGCATCGGGCAGGAGTGGGATGCCACTTTCGCGGCGTTCCGGGCGGCCGCCCGGCGCGTGGCTGGGCAGGCGTCGTATGTGGCGCCCTACGTGGCCGCGACGTTGCTCAGCGGCACCGAGGAGCCGGCCGAAGTAGCGTTTCTGGATTCGGCTACCACCCGCTACGAGCGGCAGTGGCCGGCCTCGCCGCACACGCAGCAGCTGCTGCGCTACCAACGCATGCGCCAGCGCACGGCCCTTGGCCAGCTGGCGCCGGCTATGCAGCTGCCCACACCCGAGGGCCCGCCTTTGGCCCTGAGCAGCCTGCGCGGCAAGTACGTTTTGGTTGACTTCTGGGCCAGCTGGTGCAGCCCCTGCCGGCAGGAAAATCCCGAACTGGTTCGCACGTACCAGCGGTTCAAAAGCAAAGGATTTGAAATCTACGGCGTGTCGGCCGACAGTAAGAAAGACGCCTGGCTGGCTGCCATTCAGAAAGATGGCCTGCCGTGGCCGCAGGTGCGCGACGAGCCCTCCGACACCAGCGTGGCCAGCACCGTGTATAACATCTACAAGTTTCCTTCGTCGTTTTTGCTTGATCCGCAGGGGCGCATTATTGCCAAAGACCTGCGCGGCGAAGACCTGACCAAAAAGCTGGCGGAGCTGCTGCCCTAG
- a CDS encoding TlpA disulfide reductase family protein, whose translation MLKMKSLLIVGAVLGMANACTKNTPPTAGTTEGVGYQLSGQLTNAPAGTKLYLAELGDTQFISRDTATLDDKGNFRFTGTVPEPGLYQVKTTDQSQVLLALSNGSSIELSGDAQKLAETYTVKGSKDSELLQQLNRTMQQSKGQMSQLEARYNQNAAANRTDSMQAIEKKFYDAQARSTKGIKALVQQNPKSVVSAFVVANLINPEEQFGFVDSMTTQFKTTLPDSRYTKALVAKIEPMRSTAVGAAAPEISLLAPDGKPLPLSSLRGKYVLIDFWASWCGPCRRENPNVVRAYNKYKGKGFEIYGVSFDQDRGKWLKAIEADGLTWKHVSDLKGWESAAGQTYSIKSIPASVLLDPQGRIIGKNLRGEALEAKLASVLK comes from the coding sequence ATGTTGAAAATGAAGAGTCTGCTGATTGTTGGCGCTGTGCTGGGCATGGCTAATGCCTGCACCAAAAACACGCCGCCCACCGCCGGCACCACCGAGGGCGTCGGCTACCAGCTGAGCGGCCAGCTCACCAACGCCCCGGCCGGCACCAAGCTCTACCTGGCCGAGCTGGGCGACACCCAGTTCATCTCGCGCGACACGGCCACCCTCGACGACAAGGGCAACTTCCGGTTCACGGGCACCGTGCCCGAGCCCGGCCTCTACCAGGTGAAAACCACCGACCAGAGCCAGGTGCTGCTGGCCCTGAGCAACGGCAGCAGCATAGAGCTGTCCGGTGACGCCCAGAAGCTGGCTGAAACCTACACCGTGAAGGGCTCCAAAGACTCGGAGCTGCTGCAGCAGCTCAACCGCACCATGCAGCAGTCGAAGGGCCAGATGAGCCAGCTGGAGGCGCGCTACAACCAGAACGCCGCCGCCAATCGCACCGATTCCATGCAGGCCATCGAGAAGAAGTTCTACGATGCGCAGGCCCGTAGCACCAAGGGCATCAAGGCGCTGGTGCAGCAGAACCCCAAGTCGGTGGTGTCGGCCTTCGTGGTGGCCAACCTGATCAACCCAGAGGAGCAGTTCGGCTTCGTGGATTCCATGACCACGCAATTCAAAACCACGCTGCCCGACTCGCGCTATACCAAGGCGCTGGTGGCCAAAATCGAACCTATGCGCAGCACGGCCGTAGGCGCCGCCGCCCCCGAAATCAGCCTGCTGGCGCCCGATGGCAAGCCGCTGCCGCTGAGCAGCCTGCGCGGCAAGTACGTGCTGATTGACTTCTGGGCCAGCTGGTGCGGCCCCTGCCGCCGCGAAAACCCCAACGTGGTGCGCGCCTACAACAAGTACAAAGGCAAAGGCTTCGAAATCTACGGCGTGAGCTTCGACCAGGACCGCGGCAAGTGGTTGAAGGCCATCGAAGCCGACGGCCTCACTTGGAAGCACGTCTCGGACCTGAAAGGCTGGGAGTCGGCCGCCGGCCAGACCTACAGCATTAAGTCCATCCCGGCCTCGGTGCTGCTCGACCCGCAGGGCCGCATCATCGGCAAAAACCTGCGCGGCGAAGCCCTGGAAGCCAAGCTGGCCTCGGTGCTGAAGTAG